The following is a genomic window from Homalodisca vitripennis isolate AUS2020 chromosome 5, UT_GWSS_2.1, whole genome shotgun sequence.
AAAAacatcattttcaaatttttgtaatacTCACCTGCAACCACAAGTGATGTTCCAACAAACGAGTCATATGCAACTCCATACTTGGGCCCTACTTCACCAATAGCTCTGGAGGCAAGTCTGCAGAGACAGGTTGCAATGCCTTCGATAACTGCTCCTAAAACTGCTGGTACCTTTAAAcaggtaaaatacaaaaaaaatcattaaaaataaaatcagtacaCTGCATTGTTAAATTCTCTTTAGAAGAATACGAAAATGCATTAAATATCTTCAGTGTTCGATCAATAATTTactaaacacaatataaaaacaacttataGAAACAAAACTTGTCAATTACAATCAGAATTTATAATGAAGTATGTCGTTCTGTGTTTATATTGTAGTAAAACCACTTAATAGATGTACCCAAAACACAAATGCAGCACATATAATCAATACATGCCAAAATCTGAGTTTGGACATTAATATTGCACTTTTGTAGGCccttctttaattttaaacatagaagGGAGGGATGAGTGCATTTGTTTATTAGATGCAAATACGTGTTTGGTATAGTTAATATCACagctattcatattttattattacgtgtgaatttaacatttttttacaatagaCAAAATTGAATGCCCTATTATTCCACTAgatacttatattttgtaaacactgaTCTAGAGGAGTGTAGAAGTATGAAGCAACTAATGTGCAACTATGACAACAGCGTAGACAACAATGTATTCCATCCCATAGCTTTAACTTATTTCAACAATTAGTTCAGGTTGACAGTTATCCTAAAATAATTTCAGTCAGCCTTTCAAACTGTTGTACAGACAGTTAAAGTTACCGACTATAAGATAGGAATAAACTCAAGGGCAAACTTATATCATgaaatatgtttactaaaataaGTGGGTGTAAGCAGAGTACCTCTGAGAGTTTTATACACCCAGGACAATGTTTATTTGataccttatttattttttctagacGAATCTCAAAAATAGACTAGTTACTTTGGTGTGCCTAATCATGTTTATTTACCATTAACTGTTTCCTATATGGTTCACTCATTTTGCTTTTATTGCATTGGTAAACAACACTTGATAATTAACTATCTACCCCAAGTGGagaattaagataaaataaaaatgataacaaattttacacaaatgtgtctgatttgtaatattaaaataaacttaacactTTCATTGGGCCACTAGTCATGCACCAACGTTAGGACAACCAGAGTACTAATAAGGTTGTGTCCATCACAGccaatatattaaacatattattgaaaaataagttgtcagtttactaaaataattattataatttgaaagtaGTATATTTAAGATTTACAATAAATCTTGATAGTAAGATCCTAAAGACTTTGACACTTGGTACATAAGTTCACTCATTCCAAGGAAGAATCCTATTGATTTGGAGATTAATTGAAATGGTAGTGAATAACTCTTTCATTGTGTTCTGCTCTTCAGTACTTTGTTGCGTTGGTTTATTATAACTTAGGTTAACCACAGATGGCGGCAGTTAATCTAGTTTTAGCCCATCCACAaatcacatttcattatttagCATAACTTAACTCACAGccttgttgtaaataaaacaataacaaaaatcacATATAATGTACCTGTAAATCAGCTGAACACTTCTCGAATGCTCTGCCTTTATGTGTTGAAGAAATCTCTAACTGCCAAAGAAACTGGATGTACCTGAAAAAAGTTGACTAAATGAAAAGACCACATCACTTTGATTTTTTAATAGCATTTGTACAAATGTTGTCATTTAATTGTGACATACTATTGTACTATGTTGAGGTTAGTTATTTTAGAAAAGCTGTTTGAATATGGTAATCTGACATTATGGTCACCACTAGAGAAGTCTAAGAGAGCTTCTGTGATAAcgatataagaaattatttttaaagtattgattaaataataaaatatttgtattggatAAATTAGTATCGTTTCCAGCAGTTGAGATGCATGAAGTGGTCTCTTTAGGACCTTTCTCTATATAAATTGTTGGAACtgattaattaaactaattttaattatgaagatACATATACTGTTCTCAGTATTTTTCATTTTCGTGATTTATTGCTAAAGATAACAACCACCATTAAATTGTTATACTATGTGTTCTGAcaataaacaatttgattttacttagtttattttattcatttaagtttTTCAGTATATACTtgtctaaaaattaatttcaagaaaataaagttATGTAAACTTTATCTCCAAATTCTGTGAATATAAAAAGAGTCATCTAGGAGTTAACGTTGTTTCTTTATAACAAGGTCCGATAATATACAACACGGCCATTTAGATATGCTCATTTTTGCTTGTACtggtatgtaaatataaaaatttaaactcacacacaaacacacacacacaagcttATGTGTCCGGCAGTTGGAACAAAAATGGTTGCATGCAATGTAAGGAggctaaaactttttttattttctcacaaTGTTTCATGACTGTTGTTATCTTTAAAGCctgaaacaattataatatttgagTCATGATGAGGactcaaaaaaacatttttttggataCGGTGActaagcaattttaataaaaggaTTACTGTTAAAAATCTATGTCTAATAAGAATTGTATTGCCATCTAGTTTAAACACCAAACATATCTTTCAGCATCTATGTACTTGTTCTTACTGgcttgtttttaaatgttatgtgttaCAAGAATCTTGGTTTACATAAACTTTTAATCTGCAAAATCTATTCTGAAAAATTCAATTGTTTCATTTCTTTAAGCTTGAAACTTGTATCTAAAATGACTTTAAAGgaatcaatcaaatatttttgtttatggttaaaaataaaatgtttttgattaatttgttaatttactttaatatagtTTAGTATTTCATAAATAGACTTCttcttaagttatttaatttaaagttcaaCTTTTTTAgtgatatttacttttaaaactgttacaatacAGAATTTTGACCTTCCTTTAAATCGGTCTTATCAAGTAGGAACTTAAGCAAAGGTAAGAGCATATCCTACAGTACGATACTTGAAGATGAGAAGTCCTCCAGCCATCTCAGCAAATATCTTGGCTCCAGCGATCAACACGTTCAGTTTCCCCTCAACCACCTCCTCTAGATGTGTATAAGGACAGGCCGAAGCATCACCCCAGTTCAGTGACCACCAGATGGTTAGCAGAAACAAAAACATTGCATACATCCCAATCCCAAAGTTGTCTGccactgaaaaataaattgttgttaagTGTTAGGATAAATCTTATCATATTAGGTGCCCTTAATGAAATCTTCATTCAATACTGATTAAATCTGATAAACCTGTTAGTCATGTCAATGGATCAATCTTGATAAATTagtttcatcaagtttgttcaaGATTTCATCGAAAATATCAACTTTATAAAAATGGATTGATCAAGAATGTCATACGAGCATATGGTCACATCAAATTTTGGTCACCCCAACATACaatgtaatgttttcaaataCTAAATGAGCTTGTCAGCAATTTAATCACTCATGTAATGATTTAATATCACAAAGGAATTTGGGATTATTGGATGGTTTATCTCAAAGCTTAGTACTTAACAACCAAGTGTTACAAGAGTAACTCAGGCTTACTAGTATTTCCCAAGTAAACCTGTCTGACTCTGTCTTACTGTTGCACCCTTTCTTGAACCTAGACTATGGTGAGTCCAGGAACCTTACTGCAAGGTGCATGACATAGGGAAACTACTCAGGATTTCCATATTTGATGAGTGATAGAAAGCTATTTCAATAACTTATTGTACTTCTAGATAGATCATCCCCATTTCTTTCTGTGTCCACATATGTGTCACTCGAGTAACTCAGGCTTACTAGTATTTCCCAAGTAAACCTGTCTGACTCTGTCTTACTGTTGCACCCTTTCTTGAACCTAGACTATGGTGAGTCCAGGAACCTTACTGCAAGGTGCATGACATAGGGAACTACTCAGGATTTCCTACTCTGATGCAAACTTTATAAGtgaaataaaactatgtatttatataacttattgtATTTCTGCCAAggtgtattgtattatttacatcctccctatatcttaaaaatgttacaatagtaACTCAGATTTGCTGGAATATCTCAGCAGACCTGCCTGACTTTGTTTTGCTATTGCACCTTTTCTTAAATCTGGACTGTTCAGTTCAGAATCTTACTTGAGGTgcactttttgtatttaaattttggttttgaaagaaGGCAAAAAGGTACATTGCATTAcacatcataaaaaaataatgtgcaTAAATAAGTAAAGCCTTTATTAGGTGTACACGTGCTGtaacaaataactttttagtattaattcaaattgtatatttaattctaaccattaaaatatttaaaacttaaaactaatttacagttattttaaactcaaataaaatcacaaatatattgATTGAGCGATAGATATTTGTATTGGTTACTTCCACCCAAGTATAAGATAGAAAACCCTTGAGATCAATTCCattgattttaaatatctaatctataatatacaatattctcTTTTCTCGGAAATTTATAATTATGCCTAAAAGTAATTtctattatacttatttttcttaccaacaaatttaaaatattttattttatcccactgaatgtattaatttatataagagaAATTGCTTGTACAAAATCTGTTGATACTATATGCTAGTGGGATAGAGAAAATGTTAAtgtagttttaatacaaaatctgtTCAATTCAGATTTTaggattgtatttttatgtagCAATCATGTTGCACAACCATGGGCAGTCCATGATTAAAACAACCCTTGTAAGATCTTCTTTTGACACCCTCAAAAGGATAAAGAAAGCAGAGGTTTTTCAAAATCCATTAGATTTGTGCTATGAAACTGTATCAACTTAAAATTGATGTAATTGTGTAGTGAAatgagtttatttatatttacaatacttcaTCACAGAATAGTGTCCCATGCAGGGACACAGGTTGCATAGGCCTAAAGCTACCAACCCCTTCCACTCAGCATCAGGTATTTTCTAGTTTATTGGAACACAAATCTCGGAAATTATGATAAACATTTgtatattgaaagaatattttcTAAGCATAACTACAGACTATCAAAAGTTGAgtctataaatatgtaaatattttttttttattgttgcaaaGTAGTACAAATCCAAAGCCTATTGAAAATGCTCTAGAACTGTCAAATCTTTGCTTTACTATGGCACTGCCGCTTATTATCATTTCGTTTTGATATGATAATGGGTTAGCAGTGCTTATTTACATATCCAATACGATAAATACTTAACTGCTTAAATAACTTTATACGGCTgatgttttatcaaatttttttactaGCCTGATACTAAAACTGTTCTTTATGAATCTCTTACAGGTTTTAAAGAGATTTTGGTACTTACCAATGACAAGTTCGAAGCAGCATGCGCAGAGCTCTCCAGCTGCTATCAGTTCTAGAATAAGCATCCTTGCTAAAGTGTTTTCCGGGAAGAACCTGTTGACAATCTTCCTCAACCAGAATGCAATCAGGGAAGTAAGTGCAATGTAAGCTGTTGATACAGCCAGATGATAGGCCCCGGGAAGCTGCCTTTTACCCATGCCTGTTGGACACATTGGAGTAACAAACGTGTACCTCTCggtaatttgaacatttttgaaaacGATTCAGCTGACTTTTAGCTTAcaatatgctttaaaataaagttgtgagaacccaaattttgtttatatagatattataactaaaaaaactatatatattggtgagaaaaatgttttaagtgtgTTATACGTCTCGTAACGGTTGCTGAGCACTTAGTAATCTGTTATGAAATAAACCAATCTATTACTTTTGACTTGCGACATATCTCTAATAAGTGGACAGATAGTAGCAACAGTCAGATAAGATTACttcaatttcattaaatactaGTCCTCAACATTTCTCAGGgcaacagttttcataatttaacaCAATGCAATAGTATTTTATCAGTTTCCAGAGTAATCAGACATAAATAGAATCAAAATATAGCTctccaaattaaaaacaaattcccTGCTGACATTTGTGAATACTGTTGccataaagatataaataaattttaattggtgAATTTTATGAAACtctgtacacaaataaaaaacagaataaaaatttaatttgtaaaaataaatggtcTTTGTATTTATGgaagttatatattgtatttcattagcaaatatgtttatatttcagtaaAGAACAAGCTTATAAACCTTTTTGTGAAATATACAGAAGAAAAAgcatattttaatcaaatgtatttttgtaaaactataatgtatattaaatatactacctCTCTTGTTACAGTAAAATAGACCAGCTCTTAAATTCATGAAAAAGGCCTTGTGTGATAGATTTTTCTTCACTAAAACTATCCGTTATGAATACCTTATATGACCCTGTTTATTGCCATACATTTTCAGCGTCAGTACAGTGTGTTCCCCACAGTTCCAATTGCTAATCACAAAACTTATACTTTTTTTAGTACCGTTGGTACCATGAAAATTCTTACAATTTGGGTGATGATGCTCAACCACACCATGTTGGAAGCAATGGCCTTCTGGATGTAATGGATTGGGTCAGAATTGAGTATGATGTTGAGAATTTCTCTCAATGATTATAATTCCAAGATTGACCTGCTTGGGAGGACTACTGAGGTGCCTGATTTCACACTTATTGGAGGCAATGAGCTTCTGGAACCAGTACAGGGGACAGGATTGTGATGATGAAAGATTTCTCTCATTAgtgatataattgttatattttccaATGCTCAAAAACTACCCTTGGGAAGTTTTGTGACATTCTTGTAAAGATGTACAGTGCCTTCCTCTAATTTACAAAATGAGGAGTTCTGTTGTAATGGAAATGGGTTTAGATATTCAGCTTATCCATGACCATTGGACCTCAGGGGCTGTCATGGTTAACTTACTGTTTGTTAACAATTAAGAAGGATTGTGGATATGACTTTTGCCTATAACCACTACAACCAAACAACTTCAGTGATTTTCAGGATAATTCACTGAATCAAAACTATTTGTACAAACAATAATGGTTTTAATTCCTACAGTACACCTGTACAAGtacaatttcttatttaaaatttttataatactaaaaatacaacaattatatGATTATccaaaggttttttattttataattcaaattagaatactttttataaattaatataacagaCCATTATGATTGCTgcaattgaattaattttgttactgCTAAATTATAATGAAGCTACAAAAATTGCAGGGCCCAGTATGTAATTAACTACCCATCATATCTtctaaaatatacacaataattatttacacaattatatacacaataattctattctattctatttaatgCCTTGTACCACTAGCAGTGCTTGAGTTCTAAAACTAGGTGTGGTGGTACTGTAACATCTCGCTTGGGGGTATGGAGGATATAAAATAGCTCCAGGAAGAAGGGGGGAAGGGGTATGGACTTTTTGTTAATATGAGCtcttaaaaaatcttttcatacaATTCTGAGGTGCAGAGGACAGTTTACTACACAAACCAAAATAGCTCACTTTTTCAGAGGGAGATACTGGAATGCCATTCCTTTATGCCTCAAGATATGTTAAAccaatattaaattgtatagtGATACCTACTATTTGATACATCTAATGTACAATAGTATGCTCATGTACTacacaaattatttccaaatacaatttatttaattgaaattcataaatcagtattatgaaaatacattttatagtgtaaatgaatcctagtaatatatttataaattacccaTATGTttctttgttactttattttatataaatttaaatgcatcttatttatatgtgtaaaatCCAATgtactacatttattattatattgtggtGCCTatctatatattacaaaataaactataagtACATTATTGAACTATAACCAGCTACATATATAGctgtgtttgtaataaaaataaataaataaacatgaccCATATATGCCTTACATTgcatacattattaaaagtatctataacaaaatatttttagatgataCTATTCAGATAGACTACAGATTTAggtttggtaataaataaatgtggcaAATTTTCCTGTTTCTTAAATTGAGATTAATATGTGAATTTTCTGGAAAATTTGCAATGATATATGC
Proteins encoded in this region:
- the LOC124362445 gene encoding aquaporin-11 — translated: MFQLNSSKKGMGKRQLPGAYHLAVSTAYIALTSLIAFWLRKIVNRFFPENTLARMLILELIAAGELCACCFELVIVADNFGIGMYAMFLFLLTIWWSLNWGDASACPYTHLEEVVEGKLNVLIAGAKIFAEMAGGLLIFKYIQFLWQLEISSTHKGRAFEKCSADLQVPAVLGAVIEGIATCLCRLASRAIGEVGPKYGVAYDSFVGTSLVVAAFNYSGGYFNPVLASALKFGCKGHTASEHVFVYWIGACIGAILSVFLYQNSMIQGIINRFKPKVD